CGGTGCACAAGTGGGTGCGCCGCTTCACCGAAGGCGGCGACGTCGCGCTGGCTGATCGCTCGTCGCGGCCACACCGGATGCCGGCCCGGAGCCCGAAACACGTCGAGCGGCGGGTGCTGGCCGCCCGGGCCCGTCACAAACGCGGCGCGGTCGTGCTCGCGGCCGAGCTCGGCCTGAACGCCTCGACCGTCGGCCGCATCCTGGCCCGCCACCAGGTGCCGCACCTGGCTGCGATCGACCCGATCACCGGGGCGCGTGTCCGCGCGTCACGGCGCAGCGAGAACCGCTACGAACACTCGACACCGGGCGCGATGATCCACGTCGACGTCAAGAAGCTCGGCAAGATCCCGGCCGGCGGCGGCTGGCGGCTGCACGGACGCGAAGCGACCGTCGCGCACAAACACAAACGGGTCAAGATCGGTTACGACTTCGTCCACACCGCCATCGACGACCACACCCGCCTGGCCTACTCCGAAGTCCACAACGATGAACGCGACGCCACCAGCGCCGCGTTCCTGCACCGCGCCCTGGCCTGGTTCGCCAGCCACGGCATCACCGTCGTCCGCGTCCTGACCGACAACGCCCTGGTCTATCGCCACGGCACCGACTGGGGCTGGGTCTGCGCCGCCTGGCAACTCAAACGCCGCTTCACCAAACCCGGCTGCCCCTGGACCAACGGCAAAGCAGAACGCTTCAACCGCACCCTGCT
This is a stretch of genomic DNA from Jatrophihabitans endophyticus. It encodes these proteins:
- a CDS encoding IS481 family transposase, whose protein sequence is MVHANARTTVHARRLMVERVAAGWPAAHVAEGLGVSRATVHKWVRRFTEGGDVALADRSSRPHRMPARSPKHVERRVLAARARHKRGAVVLAAELGLNASTVGRILARHQVPHLAAIDPITGARVRASRRSENRYEHSTPGAMIHVDVKKLGKIPAGGGWRLHGREATVAHKHKRVKIGYDFVHTAIDDHTRLAYSEVHNDERDATSAAFLHRALAWFASHGITVVRVLTDNALVYRHGTDWGWVCAAWQLKRRFTKPGCPWTNGKAERFNRTLLTEWAYARPWTSNNLRRRGLDHFLTHYNTRRGHSALGGRPPISRLAA